The genomic interval TAAAACGACTAAATTATCAATCCCTAAAACAATTTCTAATATAATTAATACAATTAAACTCGTAATAACACCTAGAAAATCCATTAAATCCTCTGATATCAAAATTTGGTCTATGATATAATCTTAGCCTAAGATTTATAAAGGTAAATGATTCACTTTATTTATTTGCTTGGTTATAATAGGCATGTTTCGTCAATCTTTGTGAGATACTGAGATCATCAAGTTTATTAAAAAGCTGTTAAAGAGAAATAGGGCTCATATTGCACCTGTTGATTCTGCTTATATAATACCAAGAAATAAACATAACATATCCAAAACAGATATTAGCAGTAATGCGCTTAAAGTGCTTAATCGTTTAATAGGTGCAGGATTTCAAGCATATATTGTGGGTGGTAGTGTTAGGGATTTATTACTTCATAAAGCACCAAAAGATTTTGATGTCGCAACCAATGCAACACCGAATCAAGTCAAAAGCTTGTTTCGAAATGGTCGAATTATTGGTCGTCGCTTCAAGTTGGTTCATATACTCTTTCACCGCGAAATCATCGAAGTGGCGACCTTTAGAGGCCATGTAGCTCTTGATGAAAATCAAGTAACAAATGAACGTGGAATGTTAGTTCGCGATAATGCTTACGGTTCTCTTGATGAAGATGCATGGAGACGAGATTTCACCATTAATTCACTTTACTATAACATTAACGATTCATCTATTATTGACTTTACGGGTGGAGTTAAAGACGTAGAAGAAAGATTGATTCGAATGATTGGTGATCCAATCAAACGTTATCAAGAAGATCCTGTACGAATGTTACGTGCTATTCGATTCAGTGCCAAATTAAATTTTAAACTGGCCTCAGAAACTGCAGCCCCCTTTCCAGAAATTAATCATCTCATCACCCATGTATCCAGTTCTCGTTTATTTGATGAAATGACTAAATTGTACCAATGTGGCAATGCAGAAACAGTACAAAAATTACTCATGCAGTATGGTTTATTTGAACATCTATTTCCGCAAACGCATAAATTATTAGGTAGTGCTTACCCAATAAATGCATTATTAGCAATTGCGCTTGAAAATACTGACACCCGTATTCGTGAAGAAAAACCAGTTACTCCTGCATTTTTGTTTGCCGTTTTATTATGGTTTCCAATGGTTGAGCAATCAAAACAATTACAGAGTACAGGCATTGACCCGCTGCCCTCTATAGAACAAGCTATGTCTTTTGTCATTTCAGAACAAAACCGAATTATTTCTATTCCCAAACGTTACAGTCAAATTATTCGAGAAATCTGGTTATTACAATACCGTTTTGCAAAACGGCTAGGAGGAAGGGCATTTAATCTTCTACAACATCCGCGTTTTAGAGCATCTTATGACTTTATGGCCCTACGCTCGTTAGCTGGAGATGAATCCATGGAGTTAGCGCAATGGTGGACATCTTTTCAGGATGCCAATGAAGAAGAACAAGCAAAAATGGTTGCACAAATTACACCCGACTTTCCTAAACGTAAAAAGCGACGTCGAAAACCCAGAACAAGTGATGGTCAATGAACACATGTTATTTAGGTCTAGGCTCAAATCAGAAGAGCCCCGAACGCCAACTTCGCAAAGCAATCCAATCCATTAGAGCATTACGGCTAACAGCAGTAACTAAAATTTCATCATTTTACTGGAGCAAGGCCTGGGGATTAAAGAGCCAACAAATCTTCTGTAACGCAGTTATTGAAATAAGCACTCGCTTATCACCTTTACAATTACTTAGCGCCTGCAAGCAAATTGAGAAAAAGCAAGGTCGCGTTCGCAAAAAACGTTGGGGACCAAGAATAATTGATATTGATATTCTGTATTATGAAAAACGAATTATCCAATCAAAAAAGCTCATTATTCCTCATCCATACATCCAGTTGAGGGATTTTGTGTTAATTCCCTTAAACGAAATAAACCCCAAACCTATATAAAATTGCAGCTTAGGCACCTGTTTGCTGAACAAAATTAATGAGGTTTCTATACCTTGGAGCTAAGTTGGCATTAAGCTCTTTCTCGCCAATTTTTTTCAATTTATGAAATAAAATAGGTAATTATAGTGTAGAATCAACTACAATTTACAATAACAGTTCATTTGTGAGGTTGTCATGTATAAAAATATTTTATTTGCTACGGATTTGCTTAAAGAACATAATCATCTCACAGCAAAAGCAATTACTATCGCACAACAATTTAATGCCAAACTCTTTTTATTGCATGTCATTGAATTACCTGCAAGCTTCCAACTTGCCCAAGGACTAGGATTTACAGAGCTGGCAAATCCTGCCAAAGATGACGCACAAACTGTTTTAGCTTTGATAGGTGAGAATTTTAATATTCCCATTGAGCAACAGTTTGTTGAAGTAGGCTCCGTCAAAGAACATATTTTCAATAAAGTAAAAGAATTAAATTGTCAGCTCATTATTTTAGGCAGTCACTCTTCTACACTCCACACTTTTTTAGGAAGCACAGCGCATGCTACTGTAAATCACGCTCCATGTGATGTACTCACTTTACGACTGTAACTTAATATAAATCGGCGAGAAACATCGATTTATTATTTCTAATATTAAGACTCATTACTTATTACAGGTGATCTTTTTCAACTTAGAACCATAAAAGGTAGACTCATTTTAAAATATGGTTTGTTTGTATTAGTTCGCTTGGTGAACTAAACTTAACTTGAATATGGTCAGACTTTAACCATAAAATGGTTGTTAATTACTAAAGAAGAGTATAGGGCATGTCTCTTCTACTCCTAGAAACCAAAAAGGTTACTCTGTTAAGGCCATGATATTGCTCAGAAGTAGACTAAAGTAAAGAGGCATCTTGAAAGTTTGTTCTTGATGCAACAGATTAGAGGTATTAAAAGATGAAACGCGAACACATTATTGAATCGTTGGTAAATCAATTTGCTGAAAACATAAAAAATTTATCCGATGAAACGTTACAGGATGTTGAGTCTGGTAAATTAGTAATCAGTTTAACCCCCGCTGTTGGTAAAGAAGCAGGAGGCAAGGGACCTATTGCTAAAGAGCCAGCGCTAGCTGCTGCAAAGGGTATTGCTGAACCAAGAAGAGCAGCGTCACCAGCTATTGCGGAAAGAGTAAAAACACTGAGGTAAGTAATTAGAGCCATTATGTTCGTTAGAAGTGGACTAAAGTTTGTAGCATCTTGACTTATTTTTGATGTAAGTGAGTATGAGGTATCATAAAATGAAACGTGAACACATTATTGAATCATTGGTAAAGCAATTTGCTGAAAATATAAAAAACTTATCCGATGAAACGTTACAGGATGTTGAGTCTGGAAAACTGGTAATCAGTTTAAGCCCCGCTGTTGGTAAAGAGGCAGGAGGCAAAGGGTATATTCTTACTAAAGAGTCAGCACTAGATGCTGCAAAGGCAAAAAGAGCAGCGTCACCAGCTATTGCGGAAAGAGCAAAAGCGCTGAGGTAAGTAATTAGAGCCATTATGTTCGTCAGAAGTGGACTAAAGTTTGTAGCATCTTGACTTATTTTTGATGTAAGTGAGCATGAGGTATCATAAAATGAAACGCGAACACATCATTGAATCATTGGTAAATCAATTTGCTGAAAATATAAAAAACTTATCTGATGAAACGTTACAGGATGTTGAATCTGGCAAATTGGTAATCAGTTTAACGCCCTCTGTTGGCAAAGAAGCAGGAGGCAGAGCCTCATTAGTAAAAGCTGTAGAACCAGCTAGAAAACTCCCTGAAGCAGCACGCCCTGCTCTTGCCGTTAAACAAAAAAGAGAAATCAAATAGATTTTCTTGACGGAGAGCTTCCATTTTTGAACCAGATGTGGATAATCCATATCTGGTTCTTCTTGCAATTAACATACCCTACATCATGGATATGTTGAGTGTCTTGTCCTATAACTGATTCACAAATTCACGGTATAAAAATTAATTATCTAGAGCTGAATGCGTTTGTATTAATTCACTGGGTGAACTAAACTTAATTTGAAGATTGATTCATAATAAACCATAATGGATTTATTTTGCATTGCCATTGGGTTTTTAATTGAGAGAAAATTTTAAGGATATGACTTTTCTTTTTCTATTGTGAGAAGCCAGACGGATCTACCTTAAATGGTCATTGGACTATTTAAAAATTGACTAAAGTTGTTAGCATCTTGAAGTTTTATTCCAGATGCAAGAAATTAGAGGTATTAAAAGATGAAACGCGAACACATTATTGAGTCGTTGGTAAATCAATTTGCTGAAAATATAAAAAACTTATCCGATGAAACGTTACAGGATGTTGAGTCTGGTAAATTAGTAATCAGTTTAACCCCCGCTGTTGGCAAAGAAGCAGGAGGAGCTGGAGTAGCCCGAGCCACTGCACTGAAGAGCGCTGAACTTACTAAAACTGCTCAAGCTAAACAAGTTCAGGTTTCGGATAGATTGATGAAGATCTAGTTTTGTCCCTACTTAAGACCGTGATGTGTGACGATACATATCTCGGTCTATTTATTTGCAATAAGCATGAATCAATACAACATTGAAGTTATTGTGTAATTTGGCATAAAATTAAAAACCTATTAGATCCGTAATTTATCCCGGGTTTCTAATTCTCAAAAAAATCACGTAGTTTATAAAATATAAGAGCCATTGCCCCCCTGCTAGCCTGGGTTTCTGCGAGTGCATCCAGCATAAGAAAAGCATGGACAGTAGCTTCAAACCGTACCGACAAAACGGGAACTTCTGCTTCAATAAGTTTGTGAGCATAAGCCTCACATTCATCACGCGTTACATCGCACTCAGCACTAATAATAAGTGTAGGAGGTAGCCCGGATAATTGGTCAAGAGTAGCCATGAGTGGTGATGCGGTCGGTTGATTCCGTATAGTGATATCAGGACAATAGAAATCCCAAAGACATTGAATTGCCTCTACAGAAAGAAAATAACCATTTGCAAATTCCTGATAGGATGCCTGAGTGAACGTTGCACTTGTCACAGGGTAGAGAAGAAGCTGAAAACCAATTTTTGGTCCCTTACGCTCTTTTGCTAAAAGAGTTACTGCAGCAGCAATATTTCCTCCTGCACTTTCTCCAGCAATAGCTAACCGTGAAACATCCAAATTGAGTTGACTCCCATTTTCTGCAATCCATTGGACCACAGCATAAACTTCTTCGATCGGGATTGGATATTGTCCTTCTGGTGCCCTTTGAAACTCCACAAAAATTAGAGCTGCACCCGAGCCATTCGTCAAAGCGCTTAACATACGTTCGTACATTTTATAATCACCTCGCACCCAACCCCCTCCATGTACATAAACCAATACTGGCAAAACTCCGAGGGTACCAGGTGGACGAAGGATGCGTATACTTACTTTACCATTTGGCCCCACAGGAAGCTCATGTTTTTCAGTATCTACCGGTTCTTTATTAACAGAAACTAATGTCTGTAGATGCTTAAATGCATCCCGTGCTTGTTGGGGTGTAAGCTCATGAAATTTGGGGCCGGGCTGGCTATTCACTTGGTCTAAAAAAGTCTGAGCTACAGGATCTAGTACGGTTTTGGATTTCATCTAATGATCTATCCCAAGTGTTGTCCCCCAGATAACCCGGGGGAAAGCATTATGATCTTATTAGTTCTGTTCATTAACAAACTTCATCAGCTCGTCATTGCATTTTTCCCACTCATCATAAAATAACCCATGCCCACTATTTTCAAAACGGATAAGTTTGGAACCTTTAATGCCCTTATGCATTGCTTCACCCAAGCCAAAAGGACAAACTCTATCGGCAGGAGCATGAAAAATAGCGGTTGGTACTTTAACTTGTTCTAAATTTTTACGTTGATCGGTATCTCTCAGAGCAATGATGCATTCCGCAGTTGCGTAGGGAGATGCTTCCATACCCATATTCTGCATCCAATCCGCAAATTTGGGACTGACAGAATCTTCTTTATGAAAAAAGAGCTTTCCAAAATTTTCCAATAACTGAGGTCGATCGGAATAACACAATTTGAGCAATTCATTACATTGATCAATAGTTAAACCATGAGGGTAATCTGAGCGCT from Legionella sainthelensi carries:
- the folK gene encoding 2-amino-4-hydroxy-6-hydroxymethyldihydropteridine diphosphokinase, whose amino-acid sequence is MNTCYLGLGSNQKSPERQLRKAIQSIRALRLTAVTKISSFYWSKAWGLKSQQIFCNAVIEISTRLSPLQLLSACKQIEKKQGRVRKKRWGPRIIDIDILYYEKRIIQSKKLIIPHPYIQLRDFVLIPLNEINPKPI
- a CDS encoding alpha/beta hydrolase translates to MKSKTVLDPVAQTFLDQVNSQPGPKFHELTPQQARDAFKHLQTLVSVNKEPVDTEKHELPVGPNGKVSIRILRPPGTLGVLPVLVYVHGGGWVRGDYKMYERMLSALTNGSGAALIFVEFQRAPEGQYPIPIEEVYAVVQWIAENGSQLNLDVSRLAIAGESAGGNIAAAVTLLAKERKGPKIGFQLLLYPVTSATFTQASYQEFANGYFLSVEAIQCLWDFYCPDITIRNQPTASPLMATLDQLSGLPPTLIISAECDVTRDECEAYAHKLIEAEVPVLSVRFEATVHAFLMLDALAETQASRGAMALIFYKLRDFFEN
- a CDS encoding alpha/beta fold hydrolase, translated to MEYVQVDDCTRVFVQDWGSGKPIVFISGWPFDHRCYEYQFTQIPKHGFRCIGIDMRGYGKSDKPWGEYNYDVFADDILKVLRHLNLYNVTLVGHSMGGAICINYCVRHHNERVSGMVLLGAAAPIWTQRSDYPHGLTIDQCNELLKLCYSDRPQLLENFGKLFFHKEDSVSPKFADWMQNMGMEASPYATAECIIALRDTDQRKNLEQVKVPTAIFHAPADRVCPFGLGEAMHKGIKGSKLIRFENSGHGLFYDEWEKCNDELMKFVNEQN
- a CDS encoding universal stress protein, producing the protein MYKNILFATDLLKEHNHLTAKAITIAQQFNAKLFLLHVIELPASFQLAQGLGFTELANPAKDDAQTVLALIGENFNIPIEQQFVEVGSVKEHIFNKVKELNCQLIILGSHSSTLHTFLGSTAHATVNHAPCDVLTLRL
- the pcnB gene encoding polynucleotide adenylyltransferase PcnB, which translates into the protein MLKRNRAHIAPVDSAYIIPRNKHNISKTDISSNALKVLNRLIGAGFQAYIVGGSVRDLLLHKAPKDFDVATNATPNQVKSLFRNGRIIGRRFKLVHILFHREIIEVATFRGHVALDENQVTNERGMLVRDNAYGSLDEDAWRRDFTINSLYYNINDSSIIDFTGGVKDVEERLIRMIGDPIKRYQEDPVRMLRAIRFSAKLNFKLASETAAPFPEINHLITHVSSSRLFDEMTKLYQCGNAETVQKLLMQYGLFEHLFPQTHKLLGSAYPINALLAIALENTDTRIREEKPVTPAFLFAVLLWFPMVEQSKQLQSTGIDPLPSIEQAMSFVISEQNRIISIPKRYSQIIREIWLLQYRFAKRLGGRAFNLLQHPRFRASYDFMALRSLAGDESMELAQWWTSFQDANEEEQAKMVAQITPDFPKRKKRRRKPRTSDGQ